One window of the Allorhizobium ampelinum S4 genome contains the following:
- a CDS encoding prephenate dehydratase — protein MVTLTNKISFQGDYGANSDMACRDMFPDMEPLPCPTFEDAFTALENGEADLAMIPIENTLAGRVADIHYLLPLSRLKIIGEYFMPIRFQLMVLPGVKAEEIRTVHSHIHALGQCRKIIRSHGWKAVVAGDTAGAAKQVAELGDRSMAALAPRLAASLYGLDILAENVEDSENNITRFVVLSRDEMALTRAAADESFITTFVFNVRNIPAALYKAMGGFATNGVNMTKLESYQIGGKFIATQFYADIEGHPEDAPVKRALEELRFFSEKVHILGVYKAHAMRGKF, from the coding sequence GTGGTCACGCTCACCAACAAAATTTCCTTCCAGGGCGATTATGGCGCCAATTCCGACATGGCCTGCCGCGATATGTTCCCGGATATGGAGCCTTTGCCATGCCCGACATTCGAGGACGCTTTCACGGCGTTGGAAAACGGCGAGGCGGATCTGGCGATGATCCCGATTGAAAACACCCTGGCTGGGCGGGTCGCCGATATTCACTATCTGCTGCCGCTGTCACGCCTGAAGATTATCGGTGAATATTTCATGCCGATCCGGTTTCAGCTCATGGTGCTGCCGGGGGTGAAGGCCGAGGAGATCCGCACGGTCCACAGCCACATCCATGCGCTCGGCCAATGCCGGAAGATCATCCGTAGCCATGGCTGGAAGGCCGTGGTGGCGGGCGATACGGCAGGGGCTGCCAAGCAGGTTGCGGAACTGGGCGACCGCTCCATGGCGGCCTTGGCACCGCGCCTGGCCGCCTCGCTCTATGGGCTGGATATTCTCGCCGAAAATGTCGAGGATTCCGAAAACAACATCACCCGCTTCGTTGTGCTGTCGCGCGATGAGATGGCGTTGACGCGGGCGGCTGCGGATGAAAGCTTCATCACCACCTTCGTTTTCAATGTCCGCAATATTCCGGCAGCGCTGTACAAGGCCATGGGTGGTTTTGCCACCAATGGGGTCAATATGACCAAGCTGGAAAGCTACCAGATCGGCGGCAAATTCATCGCCACCCAGTTTTATGCCGATATCGAAGGGCATCCAGAGGATGCGCCGGTCAAGCGGGCGCTGGAGGAATTGCGCTTCTTCTCCGAGAAGGTCCACATTCTCGGCGTCTACAAGGCTCACGCCATGCGCGGCAAGTTTTAA